The following proteins come from a genomic window of Nautilia profundicola AmH:
- a CDS encoding MFS transporter, with amino-acid sequence MKKEVLILGFVSFFTDMASAMITTTFPLFLVYVLKNGVDKLGFVIGIATFVSYFFRVIFGILSDKYGVRKPLALTGYIISAVSKPLFYFATSWQHVAVFRSLDRFAKAMRSAPKDALLSAYGKEKGKIFGIHKMLDVAGEMSGALIVFLMFYVYSANEETFRNIFLMTVFPGFMAIILSFFIKDVKTKRDYKFDLQKDKDFVKQLLISNLILLFVISESYFLIKAKESFEFIYIPLFVVLMNATETLFSYPFGLLIEKLNEKFYYFLIVFHILAVITLYFGFVTGAFMFEGLFLVGFFNYFRIMISKKAYNTATVYGVFYFIVAVLGGIGSIITGIIWKRFGFDTAVCFTVFGMLLSLLLWRAYVRTDN; translated from the coding sequence ATGAAAAAAGAAGTTTTGATTTTAGGATTTGTCAGTTTTTTTACCGACATGGCGAGTGCCATGATAACCACTACTTTTCCTCTTTTTTTGGTTTATGTTTTAAAAAACGGAGTTGATAAATTAGGATTTGTAATAGGAATTGCTACGTTTGTATCGTATTTTTTCCGGGTGATTTTCGGTATTTTAAGTGATAAATACGGAGTAAGAAAGCCTTTGGCACTTACCGGATATATTATATCGGCCGTATCTAAACCTCTTTTTTATTTTGCCACGTCCTGGCAGCATGTGGCTGTTTTCAGAAGTCTTGACAGATTTGCAAAAGCCATGAGGAGTGCTCCCAAAGACGCACTTTTAAGTGCTTACGGCAAAGAAAAAGGAAAAATTTTCGGAATTCATAAAATGCTTGATGTTGCGGGTGAAATGAGTGGGGCATTGATCGTGTTTTTAATGTTTTATGTTTATTCTGCAAATGAAGAAACTTTCAGAAATATTTTTTTGATGACAGTATTTCCCGGATTTATGGCAATAATACTCAGTTTTTTTATAAAAGATGTGAAAACGAAAAGAGATTATAAATTTGACCTGCAAAAAGATAAAGATTTTGTTAAGCAGCTTTTAATTTCAAATTTAATATTGCTTTTTGTAATTAGTGAAAGTTATTTTCTTATCAAAGCAAAAGAAAGTTTTGAGTTTATTTACATTCCTCTTTTTGTAGTGCTGATGAATGCAACAGAGACTCTTTTCAGTTATCCTTTCGGGCTTTTGATTGAAAAACTCAACGAAAAATTTTATTATTTTTTGATTGTCTTTCATATACTGGCCGTAATAACGCTGTATTTCGGGTTTGTTACCGGCGCGTTTATGTTTGAAGGGTTGTTTTTGGTCGGGTTTTTTAATTATTTCAGGATAATGATTTCAAAAAAAGCTTACAATACCGCAACCGTTTACGGTGTTTTTTATTTTATTGTTGCTGTTTTGGGTGGGATTGGTAGTATAATTACGGGAATAATATGGAAGCGTTTCGGATTTGACACTGCCGTTTGTTTTACGGTTTTCGGAATGCTTTTAAGCTTGCTTTTATGGAGGGCGTATGTTAGAACCGATAATTGA
- a CDS encoding DUF2018 family protein, whose amino-acid sequence MDWFDENKSPKDKFFEIVYHANKNLVIEELEDVFKRLAALEIIAEECLGDEVDQKINEIVFTRSGDLEAVETDLYIHTMSNILTKNE is encoded by the coding sequence ATGGATTGGTTCGATGAAAATAAAAGTCCTAAGGACAAATTTTTTGAGATTGTATACCATGCCAATAAAAATCTCGTAATAGAAGAACTTGAAGATGTGTTTAAAAGACTTGCAGCACTTGAAATAATAGCTGAAGAATGTCTCGGTGATGAAGTTGATCAGAAAATAAACGAAATAGTTTTTACACGCTCAGGTGACCTTGAAGCTGTTGAAACGGATTTATATATTCACACAATGTCAAATATTTTAACTAAAAATGAATAA
- a CDS encoding polyprenyl synthetase family protein, translating into MNYFDIMDEMFNEFEEYKDIQKGKGIRGKLITIIDPNAQKLAAVVESIHLASLLHDDVIDEADTRRGAASINAKYGDHTAVMLGDIVYSRAFYELIDFGKDIAKTVSNAVYLLSQGELEDVKLSNSINLDKDKYMQMIYKKTASLIEAACAAGAISAGLDRNKFATYGKNIGIAFQIIDDLLDITQDEETLGKPSMHDYYEGKTTLPYIYLFEVLEEDDKEKLMNLYRKKLQKHEIEWIRNKMQEHGIIEKCYNEAKELIESAVNAIKIYNIPALEVIANKVIDRKF; encoded by the coding sequence ATGAACTATTTTGACATAATGGATGAGATGTTTAATGAATTTGAAGAATATAAAGACATTCAAAAAGGAAAAGGAATCCGTGGAAAACTTATAACCATAATAGACCCTAACGCTCAAAAACTTGCGGCTGTTGTAGAATCTATTCATCTTGCAAGCTTGCTTCACGACGATGTAATAGATGAAGCGGACACAAGAAGGGGAGCGGCTTCGATAAACGCAAAATACGGTGACCATACTGCCGTTATGCTTGGAGATATTGTATATTCACGTGCTTTTTACGAACTTATAGATTTTGGAAAAGATATTGCAAAAACGGTTTCAAATGCGGTTTATCTGCTCTCTCAAGGAGAACTTGAGGACGTAAAACTTTCAAATTCTATAAACCTTGATAAAGATAAATATATGCAAATGATTTATAAAAAAACGGCATCTTTAATCGAAGCTGCATGTGCCGCAGGAGCTATAAGCGCCGGGCTTGACAGAAACAAATTTGCGACATACGGGAAAAATATCGGAATTGCGTTTCAGATAATCGATGATCTTTTAGATATAACACAAGATGAAGAGACTCTCGGTAAACCTTCTATGCATGATTATTATGAAGGTAAAACTACTCTTCCTTATATATATCTATTTGAAGTTTTGGAAGAAGATGATAAAGAAAAATTAATGAATCTTTACAGAAAAAAACTGCAAAAACATGAAATAGAATGGATAAGAAATAAAATGCAAGAACACGGAATAATCGAAAAATGTTACAACGAAGCAAAAGAATTGATTGAATCCGCAGTAAATGCAATAAAAATTTACAACATTCCGGCACTTGAAGTAATTGCAAATAAAGTAATCGACAGAAAGTTCTAA
- a CDS encoding ParA family protein, which produces MIISLYNIKGGVGKTSTSINLVSVASKKGKTLLWDLDIQGASSYFFNKKPKKRYIFQKPIEKIIKSTQYENIDIIPADIKLEKYKNEMKELLSILRNRYDFIIMDAPASLNALTRDLLKHSDIILVPVLPNILSLRTYNQILKTKLAKNIKLFVNGFENKPAHKKIIQTILKLPKSQYLKTYIPKSDLIESMPFEKMSVVERFPESREAKVYEKMFEEII; this is translated from the coding sequence ATGATAATATCGTTATATAATATAAAAGGCGGGGTAGGTAAAACATCAACCTCCATAAACCTTGTAAGTGTTGCTTCAAAAAAAGGCAAAACCCTGCTTTGGGATTTGGATATTCAGGGTGCCAGCAGTTATTTTTTTAATAAAAAACCGAAAAAAAGATATATTTTCCAAAAACCTATCGAAAAAATCATAAAATCAACCCAATACGAAAATATTGACATAATCCCGGCCGATATAAAACTTGAAAAATACAAAAACGAAATGAAAGAACTGCTAAGTATTTTAAGAAATAGATATGATTTCATCATAATGGACGCACCAGCGAGTTTAAATGCTCTTACAAGAGATTTACTAAAGCATTCTGATATTATTCTTGTGCCGGTACTTCCAAATATATTATCACTCAGAACTTACAATCAAATATTAAAAACAAAACTTGCCAAAAACATAAAACTTTTTGTAAACGGCTTTGAAAATAAACCTGCCCATAAAAAAATAATCCAAACAATTCTCAAACTTCCAAAATCCCAATATCTTAAAACATATATTCCAAAAAGCGACCTTATTGAGTCGATGCCGTTTGAGAAAATGAGTGTTGTAGAAAGATTTCCCGAAAGCCGGGAAGCGAAAGTTTATGAAAAAATGTTTGAAGAAATAATTTAG
- the ppk2 gene encoding polyphosphate kinase 2, giving the protein MKEININELQNPEYVLVGNKKMPLNDLINEYIDLKRVNKKAIRKYLQEQELKPYQAELIKLQKYLEDNQKRMIVLFEGRDAAGKGGTIRRIVRYMNEKHYRVVALGKPSDVQKTQWYFQRYVEQLPHGGEVVLFDRSWYNRAMVEPVFGFCTPEQYETFMQEVPMFEKSLVMEGSILVKIYLSISKEEQAKRFEKRRRDPLRQWKLSEIDLQAQDKWDEFTEMKYKMLKATHTHFAPWTVIRSDNKHLARLNAMKVILNAVDYPDRNEELDYVPDEGIVVSGAREIEIMEADRIRSGKFVS; this is encoded by the coding sequence ATGAAAGAGATAAATATTAACGAACTACAAAATCCCGAGTATGTTTTGGTAGGTAATAAAAAAATGCCTTTGAATGATTTGATCAATGAATATATTGATTTAAAAAGAGTCAATAAAAAAGCAATAAGAAAATATCTGCAAGAACAGGAGCTTAAACCTTATCAGGCTGAACTTATAAAGCTTCAAAAGTATCTTGAAGACAATCAAAAAAGAATGATAGTTTTATTCGAAGGGCGTGATGCCGCCGGTAAGGGTGGAACAATCAGAAGAATCGTAAGATATATGAACGAAAAACACTATAGAGTCGTGGCACTCGGAAAACCAAGCGACGTTCAAAAAACCCAGTGGTATTTTCAAAGATACGTAGAACAGCTTCCTCACGGAGGTGAAGTGGTGCTTTTTGACAGAAGCTGGTACAACCGCGCAATGGTTGAGCCGGTTTTTGGTTTTTGCACACCTGAGCAGTATGAGACGTTTATGCAAGAAGTTCCTATGTTTGAAAAATCACTTGTAATGGAAGGGTCAATTCTTGTAAAAATTTATCTTTCAATTTCAAAAGAAGAACAGGCAAAAAGATTCGAAAAAAGAAGAAGAGACCCTTTGAGGCAGTGGAAACTAAGCGAAATAGACCTACAAGCACAGGATAAATGGGACGAATTTACCGAAATGAAATATAAAATGCTAAAAGCCACCCATACGCATTTTGCACCATGGACGGTTATCAGAAGTGATAATAAACATTTAGCAAGACTTAATGCAATGAAGGTAATTTTAAACGCGGTAGATTATCCGGACAGAAACGAAGAGCTTGATTATGTTCCGGATGAAGGAATAGTGGTAAGTGGGGCAAGAGAAATTGAAATAATGGAAGCAGATAGAATCAGAAGTGGAAAATTTGTAAGTTAA
- the trpD gene encoding anthranilate phosphoribosyltransferase — translation MTYAEAKEKFEKLFNNEMSEVEAKELLVSLYEKGEEAAEIAAAADVMREHSIKLPVSEELRDKLIDIVGTGGDKSHSFNISSTTALLLAAAGSYVAKHGNRSITSKSGSADMLEALGINLNLSPENQVKMLEETGFTFIFAINHHPAMKYIMPIRKSLSHRTIFNILGPLTNPAGARKYLLGVFSPDFVEKIASALALMDVKSAMVVSSLDGMDEISVEAPTKAIYFNGVNLKDLEIRPEAFGLKGKKENLIGGDAKENAEITKGILSGEIRDDKRNAVLLNAGAALFVDGKVNSIEDGIKTAAEVIDSGRAIKHLEKIIQISNKLN, via the coding sequence ATGACATATGCTGAAGCAAAAGAAAAATTTGAAAAACTTTTTAATAACGAAATGAGCGAAGTTGAAGCAAAAGAACTGCTTGTAAGTCTATACGAAAAAGGCGAAGAAGCGGCGGAAATTGCCGCAGCAGCTGATGTAATGAGAGAGCACAGCATTAAACTTCCTGTAAGTGAAGAATTAAGAGATAAGCTTATAGACATAGTCGGAACGGGCGGTGATAAAAGTCATAGTTTTAACATTTCTTCAACAACCGCTTTGCTTTTAGCAGCAGCAGGAAGCTATGTGGCAAAACACGGAAACAGAAGCATTACAAGCAAATCCGGAAGTGCGGATATGCTTGAAGCACTCGGAATCAATCTGAATTTGAGTCCTGAAAACCAGGTGAAAATGCTTGAGGAAACCGGTTTTACTTTTATATTTGCGATCAATCATCATCCGGCTATGAAATATATTATGCCGATTAGAAAATCACTTAGCCATAGGACGATATTCAATATTTTAGGACCTCTTACAAACCCGGCCGGGGCGAGAAAATATCTGCTTGGGGTCTTTTCACCCGATTTTGTTGAAAAAATAGCAAGCGCGCTTGCACTTATGGATGTAAAAAGCGCAATGGTTGTAAGCAGTCTTGACGGAATGGATGAAATAAGTGTAGAAGCGCCTACGAAAGCAATATATTTTAACGGAGTGAATCTTAAAGACTTGGAAATAAGACCTGAAGCGTTCGGGCTTAAGGGCAAAAAAGAAAACCTGATAGGCGGTGATGCGAAAGAAAACGCCGAAATCACAAAAGGAATATTAAGCGGAGAAATCAGGGATGATAAAAGAAACGCCGTACTATTAAACGCCGGGGCGGCACTGTTTGTTGACGGTAAGGTTAATTCTATTGAAGACGGGATTAAAACGGCGGCCGAAGTTATAGACAGCGGCAGGGCGATAAAACATCTTGAGAAAATTATTCAAATCAGCAATAAACTTAATTGA
- the tsaE gene encoding tRNA (adenosine(37)-N6)-threonylcarbamoyltransferase complex ATPase subunit type 1 TsaE — protein MRIEVNSLEELSKVAECIKKSDKNIVILSGTLGSGKTTLVKEFVKSLGLKDEVTSPTFAIQNVYDDTVFHYDLYNKGVDEFLALGMLEELERNGFHFIEWGEDLEDILKTYGFEYLKITITAEGAKRIFECQS, from the coding sequence TTGAGAATTGAGGTTAACAGTTTAGAAGAACTAAGCAAAGTTGCGGAATGTATAAAAAAGAGCGACAAAAACATAGTGATTTTAAGCGGTACGCTCGGAAGTGGGAAAACGACGCTTGTTAAGGAATTCGTAAAAAGCCTCGGGCTGAAAGACGAGGTGACTTCCCCCACGTTTGCGATACAAAACGTATATGACGATACTGTTTTTCATTATGATCTTTACAACAAAGGCGTTGATGAGTTTTTGGCTCTCGGGATGCTTGAAGAGCTTGAAAGAAACGGGTTTCATTTTATCGAATGGGGAGAAGATTTGGAAGATATATTAAAAACATACGGTTTTGAGTATTTAAAAATAACTATTACGGCAGAGGGTGCGAAAAGGATATTTGAATGTCAGTCTTAG
- the lptB gene encoding LPS export ABC transporter ATP-binding protein, which yields MSVLEAKDLKKAFKKTLIIKGVSLNVRRGEVVGLLGPNGAGKTTSFYLICGLLQPDEGSVTLDGKDITKLPLHKKARLGIGYLPQESSVFRDLSVEDNLYIVAEQYYDKKKQNEIVEDLLEKFNIEPIRKRKGINLSGGERRRVEIARALVPSPKFLFLDEPFAGVDPVNVSDIKHLVELLAKENIGVIITDHNVRETLSICHRAYVLKEGMILTEGDAEHIVNHPEVKKSYLGEDFKL from the coding sequence ATGTCAGTCTTAGAAGCAAAAGATCTAAAAAAAGCATTTAAAAAAACACTGATAATAAAAGGTGTTTCACTTAATGTAAGAAGAGGTGAGGTTGTGGGGCTTTTAGGTCCGAACGGTGCCGGGAAAACAACCTCTTTTTACCTTATTTGCGGACTGTTGCAGCCGGATGAGGGGAGTGTTACATTAGACGGTAAAGATATCACGAAACTGCCGCTTCACAAAAAAGCAAGACTCGGAATCGGGTATCTTCCACAGGAGAGTTCGGTATTCAGGGATTTAAGCGTAGAAGACAACCTCTATATCGTAGCCGAGCAGTATTACGACAAAAAAAAGCAAAACGAAATAGTTGAAGATTTGCTTGAAAAGTTCAATATCGAGCCTATCCGTAAAAGAAAAGGTATCAATTTAAGCGGTGGTGAGAGAAGAAGGGTTGAGATTGCAAGGGCGCTTGTTCCGAGCCCTAAGTTTTTGTTTTTGGATGAGCCTTTTGCGGGGGTTGACCCGGTGAATGTCAGCGATATCAAACATCTTGTCGAACTTCTTGCCAAAGAAAACATCGGAGTGATTATTACCGATCACAATGTAAGGGAAACGCTTTCAATATGCCACAGGGCGTATGTGCTTAAAGAAGGTATGATACTCACAGAGGGTGATGCTGAGCATATTGTAAACCACCCTGAAGTTAAAAAATCTTATCTTGGAGAAGATTTCAAGCTATGA
- a CDS encoding RNA polymerase factor sigma-54 — protein MKLKTKITNKLSTKLLGFLPILKAGVDELFEEIKEISKENPYIEVRNKRFVTVSNLKNANADEIEALTLSEETLYESLLKQIEDSNLFPTKRSKDIALEIIEDINNEGFFEGDEKEIAKRLGVDEEKVKRVRERFMYLNPAGVGAKDLKECMIFQLQNIDMPEDVYKLASEMITYLENIDKFVNEPKYKEAMKIIKQLNVVPAMEYIKDEEIIPEIIVLNIDGQLEIRINDEHYPEINVKDPENKNSFSKEKFKEARNIVDALEMRKATLKKIALMIVELQYEFFQGGVIKPMKIKDLADELEYAPSTISRAISNKYLLCDRGIIPLKNFFSIALDEDTSSNQIKEEIKNLIKNEDKNKPLSDDKLTEIINQKYNLNLVRRTISKYRDQLKIPTSRERKRIYKVGGEISF, from the coding sequence ATGAAACTCAAAACAAAAATTACAAACAAACTTTCAACGAAACTGTTAGGGTTTTTGCCTATTTTAAAAGCCGGAGTCGATGAGCTTTTTGAAGAGATTAAAGAAATCAGTAAAGAAAATCCCTACATTGAAGTCAGAAACAAAAGGTTTGTAACGGTCAGTAACCTTAAAAACGCAAATGCGGATGAAATAGAAGCATTGACACTTAGTGAAGAGACTCTTTATGAATCGCTCTTAAAACAGATTGAGGATTCGAATCTTTTTCCGACCAAGCGTTCTAAGGATATTGCGCTTGAAATTATCGAAGATATAAATAACGAAGGTTTTTTTGAAGGTGATGAAAAAGAAATTGCAAAAAGACTCGGGGTGGATGAAGAGAAGGTAAAAAGGGTTAGAGAGAGGTTTATGTATCTGAATCCTGCAGGCGTGGGGGCGAAAGATCTGAAAGAGTGTATGATATTCCAGCTGCAAAACATAGATATGCCCGAAGATGTGTATAAACTTGCAAGTGAGATGATTACGTATCTTGAAAATATAGACAAATTCGTAAACGAGCCGAAATATAAAGAGGCTATGAAAATCATAAAACAGTTAAACGTAGTCCCCGCAATGGAATATATTAAAGATGAAGAGATTATTCCCGAAATAATAGTTTTAAATATCGACGGTCAGCTTGAAATCAGAATAAACGACGAGCATTATCCGGAAATAAACGTAAAAGATCCGGAAAACAAAAACAGTTTTTCAAAAGAGAAATTCAAAGAGGCAAGAAACATCGTAGATGCGCTTGAGATGAGAAAAGCGACACTTAAAAAAATTGCGCTTATGATTGTGGAACTGCAGTATGAATTTTTCCAGGGCGGCGTAATCAAACCTATGAAAATAAAAGACCTCGCAGACGAGCTTGAATATGCCCCTTCGACTATCAGCCGTGCCATTTCAAACAAATACCTGCTTTGCGACAGGGGTATAATTCCTCTTAAGAATTTCTTTTCAATAGCCCTTGATGAGGATACATCATCCAACCAGATAAAAGAAGAAATCAAAAACCTCATTAAAAACGAAGATAAAAACAAACCTCTAAGCGACGATAAACTCACAGAAATAATAAATCAAAAATATAATCTCAATCTGGTTAGAAGAACCATCTCAAAATACAGAGACCAGCTCAAAATTCCTACCAGCAGGGAGAGAAAAAGGATTTATAAAGTGGGCGGGGAGATTAGTTTTTAG
- the ybeY gene encoding rRNA maturation RNase YbeY, whose protein sequence is MIDFDNRTDYEFDINKLNDIYNLLTDKDIELILTDDEEIKELNSQFRNKDKATDVLSFPLEAMPGMPLGSIVISIDTAKKGAEEFGHSVDDEIRLLFLHGLLHLLGYDHETDNGEMRAKEEEIIKKLNLPSSLIVRNED, encoded by the coding sequence ATGATAGATTTCGACAACAGAACGGACTATGAATTTGACATAAACAAACTAAACGATATTTACAATCTGCTTACAGACAAAGATATAGAGCTGATTTTAACAGACGATGAAGAAATAAAAGAACTAAACAGTCAGTTTAGAAACAAAGACAAAGCCACAGACGTACTAAGTTTCCCTCTCGAAGCCATGCCCGGAATGCCGCTTGGAAGTATAGTAATCTCAATCGACACGGCAAAAAAAGGTGCAGAAGAGTTCGGACACAGCGTGGATGATGAAATCAGACTTCTTTTTCTTCACGGACTTTTGCATCTATTGGGATACGACCATGAAACGGACAACGGAGAAATGAGAGCCAAAGAAGAGGAAATTATCAAAAAACTAAACCTTCCTTCAAGTCTGATTGTAAGAAACGAAGACTAA
- the queC gene encoding 7-cyano-7-deazaguanine synthase QueC, producing MKKAVVILSGGMDSTTAAFIAKSEGYEIIPVHFNYSQRTEKRELKAFNDICDYLNLDNRYIIDIPFFKQIGASALVDENIDVPVDGVKPGIPVTYVPFRNGIFLSIAAAVAEKEGAEAIYIGVVEEDSSGYPDCTEDFIQNMQKAVNSGTKPETNIEIKTPLVHLKKEDIVKTAVKYNVPLHLTWSCYKNEDEACGVCDSCRLRLKGFEKAGIEDRIPYKQK from the coding sequence ATGAAAAAAGCGGTAGTAATATTAAGCGGAGGTATGGATTCCACAACCGCCGCATTTATAGCGAAAAGCGAAGGGTATGAAATAATACCTGTTCATTTTAATTACTCACAGAGAACGGAAAAAAGAGAGCTTAAAGCCTTTAACGATATATGTGATTATCTAAATCTGGATAACAGATACATAATCGACATACCGTTTTTTAAGCAGATAGGTGCAAGTGCGCTTGTAGATGAAAATATCGATGTGCCGGTTGACGGTGTCAAGCCCGGGATTCCTGTGACATATGTGCCTTTTAGAAACGGAATTTTTCTCTCAATCGCCGCTGCGGTTGCAGAAAAAGAGGGTGCCGAAGCGATATATATAGGTGTGGTTGAAGAGGATTCAAGCGGATATCCGGACTGTACGGAAGATTTTATTCAGAATATGCAAAAGGCTGTCAATTCAGGTACCAAACCGGAAACAAACATTGAAATCAAAACGCCGCTTGTACATCTAAAAAAAGAAGATATAGTAAAAACGGCGGTAAAATACAACGTACCCCTTCATCTTACTTGGAGCTGTTATAAGAATGAAGATGAAGCGTGCGGGGTGTGCGATAGCTGCAGATTAAGGCTTAAAGGCTTTGAAAAAGCGGGTATTGAAGATAGGATACCATATAAACAGAAATAA
- the argB gene encoding acetylglutamate kinase, translating to MQKKIETVKTLLDSLPFIRKFYGKTIVIKYGGSAQIDERLKESFAIDILMLYMVGIKPVIVHGGGKRITEILTALNVKTEFKDGVRVTTAESIKIAEMVLSGEINKEIVNMLNQHGAKAIGINGKDMSFMKAKSLVGYTGEITSIDGVFVNKLLSESLIPVIAPIAAGDSATHPGYNINADTAASEIAAAIDAKRVIFLTDTPGVLDKGKNLISSLTKEEIEKLKQDGTIAGGMIPKVDAALRAVERGVEKAHIIDGRIEHSILLELLTSEGIGTEIKES from the coding sequence ATGCAAAAGAAGATAGAAACCGTTAAAACCCTTCTTGACTCGCTTCCGTTTATAAGAAAATTTTACGGAAAAACGATAGTTATAAAATACGGGGGAAGTGCACAGATTGACGAGAGACTGAAAGAGAGTTTTGCGATAGATATTTTAATGCTTTACATGGTCGGGATCAAACCTGTAATCGTTCACGGCGGGGGTAAAAGAATTACCGAAATACTGACTGCTTTGAATGTCAAAACCGAATTTAAAGACGGTGTCAGGGTAACTACTGCCGAATCTATTAAAATAGCGGAAATGGTACTAAGCGGGGAGATAAATAAAGAAATCGTTAACATGCTAAACCAGCACGGGGCAAAAGCAATAGGTATCAACGGAAAAGATATGAGCTTTATGAAAGCGAAATCCCTTGTGGGTTATACGGGTGAAATTACGTCTATTGACGGAGTGTTTGTAAATAAACTTTTAAGTGAAAGCCTCATTCCGGTAATTGCGCCGATAGCTGCAGGAGACAGCGCGACGCATCCCGGATACAACATAAACGCCGATACTGCAGCAAGTGAAATAGCTGCTGCAATCGACGCTAAAAGAGTGATCTTTTTAACAGACACTCCGGGAGTGCTTGATAAAGGCAAAAACCTTATCAGTTCTCTTACAAAAGAAGAGATTGAAAAGCTAAAACAAGACGGAACGATTGCCGGAGGTATGATTCCGAAAGTTGATGCGGCACTAAGGGCAGTTGAAAGAGGTGTTGAAAAAGCGCATATTATTGACGGAAGAATAGAACACTCAATTTTACTCGAACTCCTTACAAGCGAAGGTATCGGGACAGAAATCAAGGAAAGCTGA
- a CDS encoding cation:proton antiporter, which translates to MHYIWTELFILFLTVFAAKITAKKTNTVDVLWFIIYGAVLGNIGLFSGDHRLEFLGEIGIILVMFALGFEEDLSNFLKGVKKAWGIAIIGAIFPFLAGYFSAKIFGFSTTSSLIWGLTMTATAVSLTMVSLKSLGLEKTPAATGIMTSAVVDDVLSLIGVAVLLPIILSGGGKGELNIDTAKLLRTLLDVVLFFGFVFLVGKFIVPHKRGIRYLFVVNKGHYAVLGVFILVFLFGSVAHALGFHPAIGAYFAGLILKAEYFGVGNQNRAKEVEKITSVMAYTVFGPVFFILLGGKILFDLGVLQQVILPTLTLFLSVLILQIISAAGAAKYTGGYSTKDSVLIGFGMLGRAELAFIVINIAFVQNHLITQEEFYILMFTTFLLNISVPLLLKWYKPIYLKK; encoded by the coding sequence ATGCATTATATATGGACCGAGCTTTTTATACTTTTTCTAACTGTATTTGCGGCTAAAATAACAGCCAAAAAAACAAATACGGTTGATGTTTTATGGTTTATAATCTACGGTGCGGTACTTGGAAACATAGGGCTTTTCAGCGGGGATCACAGACTTGAGTTTTTGGGAGAGATAGGAATTATACTCGTAATGTTCGCACTCGGGTTTGAAGAGGATCTTAGTAACTTTTTAAAAGGTGTTAAAAAAGCGTGGGGTATTGCAATAATAGGTGCGATATTTCCGTTTTTAGCGGGTTATTTCAGTGCTAAAATATTCGGCTTTTCCACAACCTCGTCGCTTATCTGGGGACTCACCATGACGGCAACCGCCGTTTCGCTTACAATGGTTAGCCTAAAATCCCTCGGGCTCGAAAAAACGCCTGCGGCTACAGGGATTATGACAAGTGCGGTTGTTGATGATGTATTAAGTCTTATAGGTGTAGCGGTACTGCTTCCTATTATATTGAGCGGAGGCGGTAAGGGTGAGCTTAATATCGATACCGCGAAACTTTTAAGAACTCTTCTTGATGTTGTACTGTTTTTCGGATTTGTATTTCTTGTAGGTAAGTTTATAGTGCCTCACAAAAGAGGGATAAGATATCTGTTTGTTGTTAATAAAGGGCATTATGCAGTACTTGGGGTATTTATTCTTGTGTTTTTATTTGGAAGCGTAGCTCATGCGCTTGGGTTTCATCCGGCAATAGGTGCTTATTTTGCAGGACTGATACTAAAAGCTGAATATTTCGGAGTAGGTAATCAAAATCGAGCAAAAGAAGTTGAAAAAATAACATCCGTTATGGCCTACACTGTGTTTGGCCCTGTATTTTTTATACTTTTAGGCGGGAAGATTTTATTTGATTTGGGAGTGCTTCAGCAGGTTATTTTACCGACACTGACACTCTTTTTAAGTGTGCTTATTTTACAGATAATCTCCGCGGCGGGTGCTGCCAAATATACAGGAGGGTATTCGACTAAAGATTCGGTTTTAATAGGATTCGGGATGCTCGGAAGGGCGGAGCTTGCGTTTATTGTAATAAATATTGCTTTTGTACAGAATCATCTGATTACGCAAGAAGAGTTTTATATTTTAATGTTTACAACGTTTTTACTTAATATTTCGGTGCCTTTATTGTTAAAATGGTACAAACCGATATATCTTAAAAAATAA